One segment of Ipomoea triloba cultivar NCNSP0323 chromosome 12, ASM357664v1 DNA contains the following:
- the LOC115999542 gene encoding uncharacterized protein LOC115999542: protein MANPENITLLLLIIYLFAFHPISASHFNTTKTHSLLLAKNLREANELEVASLLTWKSSLDLKSQKLLSSWVVGGSHCNWTGINCNVDGSITSLNLTGYGLQGTLSGLNFSSLSSLEILDLSANSFHGNISFIEEMFNLQNLTILDLGDNQFLGHIPQEIGSLVSIVELALYKNSLIGRIPTSIGNLKNLKRLYLRYNNLLGKVPPEIGNLLMLVHLSLAKNQLYGSIPRELGKLTSLQGLWLYSNNLNGRIPISLGNLQNLKFLSLYTNNLSGHIHQEIGLLKSLVVCDLSSNALMGQIPLEIGNLSMLVNLSLWGNQLYGSIPKELGKLTSLQGLWLYSNYLSGQIPISLGNLQNLKFLSLYTNNLSGHIPQEIGLLKSLVVCYLSSNALTGQIPPEIGNLSMLTNLSLFQNQLYGPIPKEIGKLRSLQSLRLDSNNLSGKIPTTIGNLKRLKWLNLKHNNLSGHIPREIWLLISLVEIDFRSNALTGHIPTSIENLRNLTLSGHIPREIWLLISLVEIDFRSNALTGHIPTSIENLRNLTIFYLDENQFSGNIPQEIGNLSQLVYLSLLGNKLYGPIPKELGKLASLQGLWLYSNNFSGQIPISVGNLQNLKFLSLCTNNLSGHIPQELGLLKSLVVCDLSSNTLTGQIPPEIGNLSMLVNLSLWENQLYGSIPKELGKLTSLQGLFLNSNSLNGQIPISLGNLQNLKFLFLYTNNLSGHIPQELGLLKSLVVCDLSSNALMGQIPLEIGSLISLTEINFRSNKLIGQIPTSIGNLRNLTIIYLDQNQIFGNIPLEMGNLSKLTNLGLSENQLYGSIPEEFGKLKSLQKLWLYSNNLNGQIPRSFDNFTHLITFQVFDNHLTGSLPENLCLGQSLENVSVAYNEFSGKIPKSLKNCTTLYRLRLESNELYGDISKDFGIYPNLDYIDLSYNNFYGRLSSKWALCPKLTAMKMAGNRITGNIPLQLSNASQLRYLDLSSNQLVGRIPGSLGKLSLLYMLKLDNNRLTGNIPLEVGELSWLEDLNLASNKFVNSIPQQIGRCERLITLNLSRNMLVGKIPPDMLSLKSLENLDLSHNILSAQIPPQVGKLTNLQTLDLSHNNLSASIPSTIAQCVIGLLKSLVVCYLSSNALTGQIPPEIGNLSMLTNLSLFQNQLYGPIPKEIGKLRSLQSLRLDSNNLSGKIPTTIGNLKRLKWLNLKHNNLSGHIPREIWLLISLVEIDFRSNALTGHIPTSIENLRNLTIFYLDENQFSGNIPQEIGNLSQLVYLSLLGNKLYGPIPKELGKLASLQGLWLYSNNFSGQIPISVGNLQNLKFLSLCTNNLSGHIPQELGLLKSLVVCDLSSNTLTGQIPPEIGNLSMLVNLSLWENQLYGSIPKELGKLTSLQGLFLNSNSLNGQIPISLGNLQNLKFLFLYTNNLSGHIPQELGLLKSLVVCDLSSNALMGQIPLEIGSLISLTEINFRSNKLIGQIPTSIGNLRNLTIIYLDQNQIFGNIPLEMGNLSKLTNLGLSENQLYGSIPEEFGKLKSLQKLWLYSNNLNGQIPRSFDNFTHLITFQVFDNHLTGSLPENLCLGQSLENVSVAYNEFSGKIPKSLKNCTTLYRLRLESNELYGDISKDFGIYPNLDYIDLSYNNFYGRLSSKWALCPKLTAMKMAGNRITGNIPLQLSNASQLSDDGLNINLVVIMSIVLGSLFLFTMVIIIFVIFQRKMRNTREEQRDFTNKDLFTIWSFDGKMTYESIIEATGNFDSSYCIGVGGHGSVFRAELPCGQIVAVKKFHTLGVQDDESWHDLRSFSNEISTLTNLRHRNIVNLYGFCAHNRHSFLIYEYLQGGSLAQILSDDEKALQVGWLERINVIKAVAKALSYMHHDCLPPIIHRDISSNNILFDSEHEAHVSDFGAARFLSLDSSNWTSIAGTMGYTAPASHFNTTKTHSLLLAKNLREANELEVASLLTWKSSLDLTSQKLLSSWVVGGSHCNWTGINCNVDGSITSLNLTGYGLRGTLRGLNFSSMSYLEIIDLSVNAFHGNISFIEEMSNLQNLTTLDLGSNQLLGHIPQEIGLLVSIVELGLYDNSLIGPIPTSIGNLKNLKWLYLGVNNLSSKIPPEIGNLSMLVHLSLAENRLYGSIPRELGKLTSLQRLWLYSNNLNGQIPISLGNLQNLKILSLYTNNLSGHIPQELGLLKSLVVCSLSSNTLTGQIPPEIGNLSMLVNLSLWGNQLYGSIPKELGKLTSLQGLWLYSNNLSGQIPISLWELAKFKILVSLHQQSIRRYPSRTWIIKISCCVFSVIKRSHGSNSSGNRELKRSHGSNSSGNRELVNVGKFISSGNRELVNVGKFISMGKSALWIHS, encoded by the exons ATGGCAAACCCCGAAAACATAACACTTCTCTTGCTTATTATATACCTTTTTGCCTTTCATCCAATTTCAGCTTCCCATTTCAACACTACAAAGACCCATTCATTACTGCTTGCAAAGAATTTGCGAGAAGCAAATGAATTGGAAGTGGCTTCTTTGTTGACATGGAAGTCCAGCCTTGACCTCAAAAGTCAAAAACTGTTGTCATCATGGGTTGTTGGTGGCAGCCACTGCAATTGGACTGGAATTAACTGTAACGTTGATGGAAGCATTACATCCTTGAACCTTACTGGATATGGTTTACAAGGTACGCTCAGTGGCCTAAACTTTTCATCCTTGTCCTCTTTAGAAATTCTTGATTTGTCTGCCAACTCTTTCCATGGTAACATTTCTTTTATTGAAGAAATGTTCaatttgcaaaatttaacaattttggATCTTGGCGATAATCAATTTTTGGGACACATCCCTCAAGAAATTGGGTCGTTAGTATCAATTGTGGAGTTGGCACTGTACAAAAACTCTCTCATTGGCCGAATTCCTACTTCAATTGGGAACTTGAAAAACTTGAAACGGTTGTATCTTCGCTACAACAACCTTTTAGGTAAAGTTCCTCCAGAAATAGGAAACCTGTTGATGTTGGTACATTTATCTCTAGCTAAAAATCAACTATATGGATCCATTCCTAGGGAGTTAGGAAAATTAACATCTCTTCAAGGGTTATGGTTGTATTCCAATAATCTTAATGGCCGAATTCCTATCTCACTTGGGaacttgcaaaatttaaaattcttgtCTCTTTACACCAACAATCTATCAGGCCATATCCATCAAGAAATTGGATTGTTAAAATCTCTGGTAGTGTGTGATCTTTCATCAAATGCTCTCATGGGCCAAATCCCTCTGGAAATAGGGAACTTGTCAATGTTGGTAAATTTATCTCTATGGGGTAATCAACTCTATGGATCCATTCCTAAGGAGTTAGGGAAATTGACATCTCTTCAAGGGCTATGGTTGTATTCAAATTACCTTAGTGGTCAAATTCCTATCTCACTTGGGaacttgcaaaatttaaaattcttgtCTCTTTACACCAACAATCTATCAGGCCATATCCCTCAAGAAATTGGATTGTTAAAATCTCTTGTTGTGTGTTATCTTTCATCAAATGCTCTCACGGGTCAAATTCCTCCAGAAATAGGGAATTTGTCAATGTTGACAAATTTATCCCTATTTCAAAATCAACTCTATGGACCCATCCCTAAAGAG ATAGGGAAATTGAGATCTCTTCAAAGCTTAAGGTTGGACTCAAATAACCTTAGTGGCAAAATTCCCACCAcaattggaaatttaaaaaggttGAAATGGTTGAATCTTAAACACAACAATCTATCAGGTCATATTCCTCGAGAAATTTGGTTGTTAATTTCACTTGTAGAGATTGATTTCCGATCAAATGCTCTCACAGGTCATATTCCTACTTCAATTGAAAACTTGAGGAATTTGACT CTATCAGGTCATATTCCTCGAGAAATTTGGTTGTTAATTTCACTTGTAGAGATTGATTTCCGATCAAATGCTCTCACAGGTCATATTCCTACTTCAATTGAAAACTTGAGGAATTTGACTATATTTTATCTTGATGAGAATCAATTTTCTGGCAATATTCCTCAAGAAATAGGGAACTTGTCACAATTGGTATATTTATCTTTACTTGGAAATAAACTCTATGGACCGATCCCTAAGGAGTTAGGAAAATTGGCATCTCTTCAAGGGTTATGGTTGTACTCAAATAACTTTAGTGGTCAAATTCCTATCTCAGTTGGGaacttgcaaaatttaaaattcctGTCTCTTTGCACCAACAATCTATCAGGCCATATCCCTCAAGAACTTGGATTGTTAAAATCTCTTGTAGTGTGTGATCTTTCATCAAACACTCTCACGGGCCAAATTCCTCCGGAAATAGGGAACTTGTCAATGTTGGTAAATCTATCTCTATGGGAAAATCAACTCTATGGATCTATTCCTAAGGAGTTAGGAAAATTGACATCTCTTCAAGGGTtatttttgaattcaaataGCCTTAATGGTCAAATTCCTATCTCACTTGGGaacttgcaaaatttaaaattcttgtTTCTCTACACCAACAATCTATCAGGCCATATCCCACAAGAACTTGGATTGTTAAAATCTCTTGTTGTGTGTGATCTATCATCAAATGCTCTCATGGGTCAAATTCCACTGGAAATTGGGTCATTAATTTCACTTACCGAGATAAATTTCCGGTCAAACAAACTCATTGGTCAAATTCCGACCTCAATTGGAAACTTGAGGAATTTGACAATCATTTATCTTgaccaaaatcaaatttttgGCAATATCCCTTTAGAAATGGGAAACTTGTCAAAGTTGACAAACTTAGGTTTATCTGAAAATCAACTCTATGGATCTATCCCTGAGGagtttggaaaattgaaatctcTTCAAAAATTGTGGTTGTATTCAAATAATCTCAATGGCCAAATTCCACGCAGTTTTGATAATTTCACTCATTTAATCACATTTCAAGTTTTCGATAATCATCTCACTGGTTCTTTGCCAGAGAATTTGTGTCTTGGCCAGTCACTTGAAAATGTATCTGTTGCATACAACGAATTTAGTGGAAAGATTCCTAAAAGCCTGAAGAATTGTACAACCCTTTACAGGCTCAGGCTAGAAAGTAATGAGCTTTACGGAGACATATCAAAAGATTTTGGGATATATCCGAACCTAGATTATATAGATTTGAGTTACAATAACTTTTACGGTCGATTGTCATCAAAATGGGCTCTTTGTCCAAAACTTACTGCTATGAAGATGGCAGGCAATCGAATTACTGGAAATATCCCACTTCAACTCAGTAATGCATCTCAACTGAGGTATCTTGATCTCTCATCAAATCAGTTGGTTGGAAGGATTCCTGGAAGTTTGGGAAAGTTGAGTTTGTTATATATGCTAAAGTTAGATAATAACAGACTTACAGGCAACATACCACTAGAAGTTGGGGAACTATCTTGGCTTGAAGACCTAAATTTAGCCTCTAATAAGTTTGTTAACTCAATTCCCCAACAAATTGGAAGATGTGAACGCCTAATTACATTGAATCTGAGCAGAAATATGCTTGTGGGCAAGATTCCTCCTGATATGCTAAGCTTGAAATCCCTTGAAAATCTTGACCTCAGTCACAACATCCTCTCTGCTCAGATACCACCACAAGTTGGGAAATTAACAAACTTACAAACATTGGACTtatcacacaataatttatcaGCCTCCATCCCATCAACCATTGCTCAATGTGTNATTGGATTGTTAAAATCTCTTGTTGTGTGTTATCTTTCATCAAATGCTCTCACGGGTCAAATTCCTCCAGAAATAGGGAATTTGTCAATGTTGACAAATTTATCCCTATTTCAAAATCAACTCTATGGACCCATCCCTAAAGAGATAGGGAAATTGAGATCTCTTCAAAGCTTAAGGTTGGACTCAAATAACCTTAGTGGCAAAATTCCCACCAcaattggaaatttaaaaaggttGAAATGGTTGAATCTTAAACACAACAATCTATCAGGTCATATTCCTCGAGAAATTTGGTTGTTAATTTCACTTGTAGAGATTGATTTCCGATCAAATGCTCTCACAGGTCATATTCCTACTTCAATTGAAAACTTGAGGAATTTGACTATATTTTATCTTGATGAGAATCAATTTTCTGGCAATATTCCTCAAGAAATAGGGAACTTGTCACAATTGGTATATTTATCTTTACTTGGAAATAAACTCTATGGACCGATCCCTAAGGAGTTAGGAAAATTGGCATCTCTTCAAGGGTTATGGTTGTACTCAAATAACTTTAGTGGTCAAATTCCTATCTCAGTTGGGaacttgcaaaatttaaaattcctGTCTCTTTGCACCAACAATCTATCAGGCCATATCCCTCAAGAACTTGGATTGTTAAAATCTCTTGTAGTGTGTGATCTTTCATCAAACACTCTCACGGGCCAAATTCCTCCGGAAATAGGGAACTTGTCAATGTTGGTAAATCTATCTCTATGGGAAAATCAACTCTATGGATCTATTCCTAAGGAGTTAGGAAAATTGACATCTCTTCAAGGGTtatttttgaattcaaataGCCTTAATGGTCAAATTCCTATCTCACTTGGGaacttgcaaaatttaaaattcttgtTTCTCTACACCAACAATCTATCAGGCCATATCCCACAAGAACTTGGATTGTTAAAATCTCTTGTTGTGTGTGATCTATCATCAAATGCTCTCATGGGTCAAATTCCACTGGAAATTGGGTCATTAATTTCACTTACCGAGATAAATTTCCGGTCAAACAAACTCATTGGTCAAATTCCGACCTCAATTGGAAACTTGAGGAATTTGACAATCATTTATCTTgaccaaaatcaaatttttgGCAATATCCCTTTAGAAATGGGAAACTTGTCAAAGTTGACAAACTTAGGTTTATCTGAAAATCAACTCTATGGATCTATCCCTGAGGagtttggaaaattgaaatctcTTCAAAAATTGTGGTTGTATTCAAATAATCTCAATGGCCAAATTCCACGCAGTTTTGATAATTTCACTCATTTAATCACATTTCAAGTTTTCGATAATCATCTCACTGGTTCTTTGCCAGAGAATTTGTGTCTTGGCCAGTCACTTGAAAATGTATCTGTTGCATACAACGAATTTAGTGGAAAGATTCCTAAAAGCCTGAAGAATTGTACAACCCTTTACAGGCTCAGGCTAGAAAGTAATGAGCTTTACGGAGACATATCAAAAGATTTTGGGATATATCCGAACCTAGATTATATAGATTTGAGTTACAATAACTTTTACGGTCGATTGTCATCAAAATGGGCTCTTTGTCCAAAACTTACTGCTATGAAGATGGCAGGCAATCGAATTACTGGAAATATCCCACTTCAACTCAGTAATGCATCTCAACTGAG TGATGATGGcttaaatataaatttggtgGTGATCATGTCAATAGTCTTGGGAAGTCTCTTTCTATTTACCATGgttattatcatttttgttatttttcaacGGAAGATGAGAAATACAAGGGAGGAGCAAAGAGATTTTACTAATAAAGATTTGTTCACAATATGGAGCTTTGATGGAAAGATGACATATGAAAGCATAATTGAAGCAACAGGGAACTTCGACTCTAGTTATTGCATTGGTGTAGGAGGGCATGGGAGTGTGTTTAGGGCTGAGCTTCCTTGTGGTCAGATAGTTGCCGTGAAGAAGTTTCATACATTAGGCGTGCAAGATGATGAAAGCTGGCATGATCTCAGAAGTTTTTCAAATGAGATAAGCACATTAACAAATTTGAGGCATCGAAATATTGTGAACCTCTATGGTTTTTGTGCTCACAATAGACATTCATTCTTGATTTATGAGTATTTACAAGGGGGGAGTCTAGCACAAATTTTGAGTGATGATGAGAAAGCACTGCAGGTGGGATGGTTGGAAAGGATAAATGTGATCAAAGCTGTGGCTAAAGCTTTATCGTACATGCACCATGATTGTTTACCTCCTATCATTCATCGGGACATATCAAGCAACAATATTCTGTTCGATTCTGAGCATGAAGCTCATGTATCCGATTTCGGGGCAGCAAGATTTTTGAGCCTTGATTCATCAAATTGGACTTCAATTGCTGGAACCATGGGATATACAGCTCCAG CTTCCCATTTCAACACTACAAAGACCCATTCATTATTGCTTGCAAAGAATTTGCGAGAAGCAAATGAATTGGAAGTGGCTTCTTTGTTGACATGGAAGTCCAGCCTTGACCTCACAAGTCAAAAACTATTGTCATCATGGGTTGTTGGTGGCAGCCACTGCAATTGGACTGGAATTAACTGCAACGTTGATGGAAGCATTACATCCTTGAACCTTACTGGCTATGGTTTACGAGGTACGCTCAGGGGCCTAAACTTTTCATCCATGTCCTATTTAGAAATCATTGATTTGTCTGTCAACGCTTTCCATGGTAACATTTCTTTTATTGAAGAAATGTCCAATTTGCAAAATTTAACGACCTTGGATCTCGGCAGTAATCAATTATTGGGTCATATCCCTCAAGAAATTGGATTGTTAGTATCAATTGTGGAGTTGGGATTGTATGATAACTCTCTTATTGGTCCAATTCCTACTTCAATTGGGAACTTGAAAAACTTAAAATGGTTGTATCTTGGCGTCAACAATCTTTCAAGTAAGATCCCTCCAGAAATAGGGAACTTGTCAATGTTGGTACATTTATCTCTAGCTGAAAATCGACTCTATGGGTCCATTCCTAGGGAGTTAGGAAAATTGACATCTCTTCAAAGGTTATGGTTGTATTCAAATAATCTTAATGGCCAAATTCCTATCTCACTTGGGaacttgcaaaatttaaaaatcttgtCCCTTTACACCAACAATCTATCAGGTCATATCCCTCAAGAACTTGGATTGTTAAAATCTCTTGTAGTGTGTTCTCTTTCATCAAACACTCTCACGGGCCAAATTCCTCCGGAAATAGGGAACTTGTCAATGTTGGTAAATTTATCTCTATGGGGAAATCAACTCTATGGATCCATTCCTAAGGAGTTAGGAAAATTGACATCTCTTCAAGGGTTATGGTTGTATTCAAATAACCTTAGTGGTCAAATTCCTATTTCACTTTGGGaacttgcaaaatttaaaattcttgtCTCTTTACACCAACAATCTATCAGACGATATCCCTCAAGAACTTGGATTATTAAAATCTCTTGTTGTGTGTTCTCTGTCATCAAACGCTCTCACGGGTCAAATTCCTCCGGAAATAGGGAACTCAAACGCTCTCACGGGTCAAATTCCTCCGGAAATAGGGAACTTGTCAATGTTGGTAAATTTATCTCTTCCGGAAATAGGGAACTTGTCAATGTTGGTAAATTTATCTCTATGGGCAAATCAGCTCTATGGATCCATTCCTAA
- the LOC115999964 gene encoding MDIS1-interacting receptor like kinase 2-like — translation MLVNLSLWANQLYGSIPKELGKLTSLQGLWLYSNKLTGQIPSEIGNLSRLTHISLFMNQLHGSIPKELGKLKSLQEFELHFNNLNGKIPSEFDNITHLRVFNFGSNHLTGYLPENLCVGQSLKIITTDHNKFSGNIPKSLKNCTTLYRVRLDRNDFSGDVSKAFGIYPTLNYIDLSYNNFYGQLSSNWALCPNLTALKIAGNKILGNIPFDLGNAPVLQYLDLSSNQLVGRIPTSLGKLSKLYVLKLDNNKLTGNIPLEVGQLSLLSELNLASNKFVDSIPPQIGRCQRLITLNLSKNMLVGKIPPDMLSLKSLENLDLSHNMFSAQIPPQIGGLTNLQTLDLSHNNLSGSIPSSIAQCAALVSVDISYNHLEGPIPNNKAFLQAPYSALSNNKGLCGNHSGLKPCSSLSQSDGKNRNLVVIISVVLGSFFLLTVVIIIFVIFPRQKRNTMEEERDFTKDLFTIWSFDGKMTYESIIEATGNFDSSYCIGVGGHGSVFRAELPSGQIVAVKKFHTLGMQDDESWHDLRSFSNEISALTNLRHRNIVKLYGFCAHNRHSFLIYEYLQGGSLAQILSDDEKALQVGWLERINVVKAVAKALSYMHHDCLPPIIHRDISSNNIMFDSEHEAHVSDFGTARFLSLDSSNWTSIAGTMGYTAPEFAYTAEVNCKCDVYSFGVVTLEVIMGKHPGDLITCLSSSSFSAIDGMLFKDLLDPRLPTPKRNVTQQLVLVAKIAVSCMNSNPQYRPTMQQVSMLLSKERDFPNFSPDITLSQLFDLEFPNP, via the exons ATGTTGGTAAATTTATCTCTGTGGGCAAATCAGCTCTATGGATCCATTCCTAAGGAGTTAGGAAAATTGACATCTCTTCAAGGGTTATGGTTGTATTCAAATAAACTTACTGGTCAAATTCCTTCAGAAATAGGGAATTTGTCAAGGTTGACACATATAAGTCTATTTATGAATCAATTGCATGGATCTATCCCTAAGGAGTTGGGGAAACTAAAATCTCTTCAGGAGTTTGAGCTACATTTTAATAATCTCAATGGAAAAATTCCATCTGAATTTGATAATATCACTCATTTAAGAGTATTTAATTTTGGCAGTAATCACCTCACGGGTTATTTGCCAGAGAATTTGTGTGTAGGCCAGTCACTGAAAATTATAACTACTGATCACAACAAATTTAGTGGAAATATTCCCAAAAGCTTGAAGAACTGTACAACACTTTACAGAGTTAGGCTTGATAGAAATGACTTTTCTGGAGATGTATCAAAAGCTTTTGGGATATATCCAACCCTAAATTATATAGATTTGAGTTACAATAACTTTTATGGCCAATTGTCCTCAAATTGGGCTCTTTGTCCAAATCTTACTGCATTGAAGATAGCGGGCAATAAAATTCTTGGAAATATCCCATTTGATCTCGGCAATGCACCTGTACTGCAGTATCTCGATCTCTCGTCAAATCAGTTGGTCGGAAGGATTCCCACAAGTTTGGGAAAGTTGAGCAAGTTATATGTGCTGAAGTTAGATAATAACAAACTTACTGGCAACATACCACTAGAAGTTGGACAACTATCTTTGCTTTCAGAGCTAAACTTAGCTTCTAATAAGTTTGTTGACTCAATTCCCCCACAAATTGGAAGATGTCAACGCCTAATTACAttgaatttgagcaaaaatATGCTTGTGGGCAAAATCCCTCCTGATATGCTAAGCTTGAAATCCCTTGAAAATCTTGATCTCAGTCACAACATGTTCTCTGCTCAGATACCACCACAAATTGGAGGATTAACAAACTTACAGACATTGGACTtatcacacaataatttgtcaggCTCCATCCCATCAAGCATTGCTCAATGTGCAGCATTAGTTTCTGTTGATATATCTTACAATCACTTGGAAGGTCCTATCCCTAACAACAAAGCATTTTTACAAGCACCATATTCCGCCTTAAGCAATAACAAAGGTTTATGTGGCAATCATTCTGGCTTAAAGCCTTGCTCCTCGCTCAGCCAAAGTGATGGAAAAAACAGAAATTTGGTTGTAATCATATCAGTAGTCTTGGGAAGTTTCTTTCTATTGACGGTGgttattatcatttttgttatttttccacGACAGAAGAGAAATACAATGGAGGAGGAAAGAGATTTTACTAAAGATTTGTTCACAATATGGAGCTTTGATGGAAAGATGACATATGAAAGCATAATTGAAGCAACAGGGAACTTCGACTCTAGTTATTGCATTGGTGTAGGAGGGCATGGAAGTGTGTTTAGGGCTGAGCTTCCTAGTGGTCAGATAGTTGCCGTGAAGAAGTTTCATACATTAGGCATGCAAGATGATGAAAGCTGGCATGATCTCAGAAGTTTTTCAAATGAGATAAGCGCATTAACAAATTTGAGACATCGAAATATTGTGAAGCTCTATGGCTTTTGTGCTCACAATAGACATTCATTCTTGATTTATGAGTATTTACAAGGGGGGAGTCTAGCACAAATTTTGAGTGATGATGAGAAAGCATTGCAGGTGGGATGGTTGGAAAGGATAAATGTGGTCAAAGCTGTGGCTAAAGCTTTATCATACATGCACCATGATTGTTTGCCTCCTATTATTCATCGGGACATATCAAGCAACAATATTATGTTCGATTCTGAGCATGAAGCTCATGTATCCGATTTTGGGACAGCAAGATTTTTGAGCCTTGATTCATCAAATTGGACTTCAATTGCTGGAACCATGGGATATACAGCTCCAG AGTTTGCTTACACTGCAGAGGTAAACTGCAAATGTGATGTGTATAGCTTTGGTGTGGTAACACTTGAAGTGATTATGGGGAAACATCCTGGAGACCTCATTACATGCCTTTCTTCATCCTCATTTTCAGCAATTGATGGCATGCTTTTTAAGGATCTGTTAGATCCTCGACTACCTACTCCAAAAAGAAATGTCACACAACAACTCGTGTTGGTAGCAAAGATAGCAGTATCTTGTATGAATTCCAATCCACAATATCGGCCAACTATGCAACAAGTTTCTATGTTGCTATCCAAGGAAAGGGATTTTCCCAATTTTTCCCCTGATATCACCTTAAGCCAGTTGTTTGATCTTGAATTTCCAAATCCATAA